TTTTGCTTCACTCTTTTTGGCACTATAAATTATTAACTTCATAATTTAACCCTTGACACCTGCAACTTAGTTGCTTATGATATGCAATATGAATGCATTTTCTATTTTAGAGAAATCAAAACTTCCTTTAGATGTTCAGACTCTGGTTGAAAAGTTAAAAGTAAATAAAACTACTGTCTATAGACAGCTTGAGAAGTTAATAAAGAACAACAAAGTAATTGAGGTTGAGCTGGGGGAGGGAAAGAAAAGATATGAAGTAAAAAGTTTAGATCACCACCACCATTTAATTTGTAAAAAATGTGGCAAGTTGGAGGACATTAGTCTAGATGAAGAGGTTTTAATGAATCAGGTGTCTAAAAAAACCAAATTTAATGTAGAAAGTCACAGTTTAGAATTTTTTGGACATTGTGTTAAGTGTAACTAATATGGAAATTTT
This bacterium DNA region includes the following protein-coding sequences:
- a CDS encoding transcriptional repressor is translated as MNAFSILEKSKLPLDVQTLVEKLKVNKTTVYRQLEKLIKNNKVIEVELGEGKKRYEVKSLDHHHHLICKKCGKLEDISLDEEVLMNQVSKKTKFNVESHSLEFFGHCVKCN